TAGGGCTAGGGCTTGTAACTATATCATATGGCTAGGGCTTGTAACTGTATCATATGGCTAGGGCGGCTTGTAACTATATCATATGGCTAGGGCTTGTAACTGTATCATATGGCTAGGGCGGCTTGTAACTATATCATATGGCTAGGGCTTGTAACTGTATCATATGGCTAGGGCGGATTGTAACTATATCATATGGCTAGGGCTTGTAACTATATCAGATGGCTAGGGCTTGTAACTATATCATAGGGCTAGGGCTTGTAACTATATCATATGGCTAGGGCTTGTAACTGTATCATATGGCTAGGGCGGCTTGTAACTATATCATATGGCTAGGGCTTGTAACTGTATCATATGGCTAGGGCGGCTTGTAACTATATCATATGGCTAGGGCTTGTAACTATATCAGATGGCTAGGGCTTGTAACTGTATCATATGGCTAGGGCGGCTTGTAACTATATCATATGGCTAGGGCTTGTAACTGTATCATATGGCTAGGGCGGATTGTAACTATATCATATGGCTAGGGCTTGTAACTATATCAGATGGCTAGGGCTTGTAACTATATCATAGGGCTAGGGCTTGTAACTATATCATATGGCTAGGGCTTGTAACTATATCATATGGCTAGGGCTTGTAACTATATCATATGGTTAGGGCTTGTAACTACATCATATGGCTAGGGCTTGTTACTATATCATATGGCTAGGGCTTGTAACTATATCATATGGCTAGGGCTTGTAACTATATCATATGGCTAGGGCTTGTAACTATATCAGATGGCTAGGGCTTGTAACTATATCATAGGGCTAGGGCTTGTAACTATATCATATGGCTAGGGCTTGTAACTATATCATATGGCTAGGGCTTGTAAGTATATATCATATGGCTAGGGCTTGTAACTATATCATATGGCTAGGGCTTGTAACTATATCATATGGCTAGGGCTTGTAACTATATCATATGGCTAGGCTtaacttctttttaatataataaataacaataacagtAAGCAATTCGCCATTTTAACAAACCAGTTTACCATATTGTAGAAAGGCTTAGGCTGATTGACTTTTGTGTGGAATTAATTATGATTATCACTTATACTCACTGTATcggttatttttatttttatttgcatgcagaatgtaaattcatttttcctgttagtttcatttttgttattaatttatgATATCATACTCCCCGACAATAGAGCTTCTtgtgtgttttaaaaaatatttgcaacGTGACCATTTAGGAGGATTACTAAACCGATAGATGGATAAAATCTGATTAAATTGGACTAACTTCCCAAATAAACAAGtaaaactgcgagctactgctcactgatgatacccccgccgcaagtggataatatattaatagtgtaaaaatatgcaagtgttcgataaacaggaaattgacgaggaatgaatctgaaaacgcatcacacggtatagctgacttatataaatcctgaaaccaaatttcagaaatccttgtattgtagttcctgagaaaaatgtgacgaaaattttcaacttggctatcatgtgtaaaatcatacaagtgttcggtaaacaggaagttgtcaagtgatcaatctaaAAACGCATcgcacggtatagctgacttagataaatcctgaaaccaaatttcagaaatccttgtaatgtagttcctgagaaaaatgcgacgaaaaatattcatgggacggactgactgacggacggatggacggactgacggactgacggactgacagacagaggtaaaacagtatatcccccttttttttaaagcggggtaTAATTAGAGAATCATAAGAGTCTGATCACTCACCTGCGTACACATAATACAAGGAAGTGAAAGttaaaactagatgtgtcaaagcgacacgaaTGGCCCCGTCCCAAAAAGTTggaaaatctgcaatttcaataacacatgttGACACTTGtaaacatgatggtagtctcacattgatgtgttcataattatattttttttaaatcaactgttaacaaaactcagCTCAAAATGTGGAGGCCTATGGAAAAAAAGTCTgtttaactgttaacaaaactcagCTCAAAATGTGGAGGCCTATAgcaaaaaagtctgtataactgtgattttcagcaattttcaaagttgtaaacccttaattttggcaaaaaaacTTGGCAAAAATTAATGGAGaggaacaaaacttaaacttgatttATAACTCATCATGGTTTTAAAACTCAcaaaccaaaaatcagcccaatatctgaagcgtttagaaaaaaactccgtataactgtgattttcaacaattaatcAAAGTCCAAAGCGCGTAATTGCAGTAAAATTTAGCGTagcggaacgaaacttaaacttgatctgtaactcatcatggttaactcacaaacaaaaaatcagcccattatctgaaggcgtttagaaaaaaaactccgTATAATGGTTTGTAGCAGCATGACGGAATGACAGAATTTCGGAATGGCAGAATTTCGGACAAGGAAAACctatatggcaccgacaacttcgttGCAGGGCCATAAAAAGTACATTGGAGAGAAGTCATTAGCGAAGTTGACAGAAAACTAAAAGGATATATACAGTagtgaaataatattaaaaattaattgattaaaactatttcaaaagtaaaaattatcATCTGTTGAGCTATCTCCATTGACGTTCGTCCTTAAGATGCATGAAATGTTTGTCACTGGACATAAaggaaagaaaaacaataaattaatctaTTGGCGTTGCTTTAacaatttgacttatttttctCTTCCAATACAGTAAAATCTTTGTTTCCGAATCAATTATTACTTACCCGCATGGCTCGCGGATCTGGTTTTACTCTCTCATATTCTTTAGGTATTCCTTTTATGGTTGATTCGTCTTTAACAGCAACTCCGCTATTTCTCAGTGAAATGTTTAAATTAGAGCATATTTCGTCCATAATGTTGTTTGCTTCGTTATTTTTATTGCTTTCAACGATTTCCACATTTTCTGCTATATCCATACTGTCAAGTAAGGTTAGATCTGACTTGTCATTCATTTCAAAGAGCTGTATAGGTAGAAAGAAAGTGCATAAATACAATGGAATAAGTTTTTTCCGTCAAGTTTGATACGATATAAAggaaaggaaaacaaaaatttaatttagtgTATTTTTCCTCAATTGTTTTAATCACTTCATTTATAGCATgggcacttgtctcagatttttttttttatcactgactgattttttatgtataggTTTAAAAACGTAAATGTAGCTTTGAAAAACAATCTGAGACGAAGGCCTGTCTCTTCAA
Above is a window of Mytilus trossulus isolate FHL-02 chromosome 4, PNRI_Mtr1.1.1.hap1, whole genome shotgun sequence DNA encoding:
- the LOC134714630 gene encoding uncharacterized protein LOC134714630, which translates into the protein MNDKSDLTLLDSMDIAENVEIVESNKNNEANNIMDEICSNLNISLRNSGVAVKDESTIKGIPKEYERVKPDPRAMRVLLRHLYDTTGQLYEDVPPRFKTSHIGLALYLKHCLQHSNMLQ